The following coding sequences lie in one Polynucleobacter asymbioticus genomic window:
- the rlmN gene encoding 23S rRNA (adenine(2503)-C(2))-methyltransferase RlmN: MAAYVAGLNEKPFRAKQLMQWIHQRGVSDINDMSDLAKSFRATLLDKAEVLSLPVIKDEHAADGTRKWLLDVGAGNAVESVFIPEDDRGTLCISSQAGCAVNCRFCSTGHQGFSRNLTAGEIIGQLWFAEHLLRTDPNAVRRIEKYPTPGWEHTGRVISNVVLMGMGEPLLNYDNVVTALRLMLDDRAYGLSRRRVTLSTSGVVPMIDRLAQDCPVALAVSLHAPNDKLRDQLVPLNQKYPLRELLAACERYLPFAPRDFLTFEYCMLDGVNDSDIQAKELVRLLANIKCKINLIPFNPFPESGLTRSSAQRVHAFASILLDAGMVATVRKTRGDDIAAACGQLAGDVVDRTRVRERAVHDKQIKLDQDDDVEDLDQQEDEPEYQPERSVQWLKRLDD; the protein is encoded by the coding sequence ATGGCAGCGTATGTCGCGGGGTTGAACGAAAAGCCCTTTCGGGCGAAGCAACTCATGCAGTGGATACACCAACGTGGTGTTTCTGACATTAACGACATGAGTGATCTAGCAAAAAGCTTTAGAGCAACTTTGCTGGATAAAGCAGAAGTGCTTTCCCTCCCAGTGATTAAAGATGAGCATGCAGCAGACGGTACCCGTAAGTGGTTACTAGATGTTGGTGCTGGCAATGCTGTGGAGTCGGTATTTATTCCTGAAGATGATCGTGGCACCTTGTGCATTTCATCTCAGGCTGGTTGTGCAGTCAATTGCCGTTTTTGCTCAACAGGGCATCAAGGCTTCTCGCGCAACCTCACCGCTGGTGAAATCATTGGCCAACTCTGGTTTGCAGAGCATTTACTCCGTACTGATCCGAATGCGGTGCGTCGTATTGAGAAATACCCAACCCCAGGCTGGGAGCACACCGGTCGCGTGATTTCCAATGTGGTGCTGATGGGTATGGGTGAGCCTTTGCTCAACTATGACAATGTTGTCACCGCTTTGCGTTTAATGCTCGATGACAGGGCCTACGGTTTATCACGTCGTCGCGTAACGCTATCGACATCTGGCGTAGTACCCATGATTGACCGCTTGGCACAAGATTGCCCAGTGGCATTAGCGGTATCACTGCATGCCCCTAATGACAAACTACGCGATCAACTCGTTCCACTCAATCAAAAATACCCATTAAGAGAATTGCTTGCTGCGTGCGAACGGTATTTACCGTTTGCCCCAAGGGATTTCTTAACCTTTGAATACTGCATGCTTGATGGTGTCAATGATTCTGATATTCAGGCAAAAGAGTTGGTGCGCTTATTGGCGAACATCAAGTGCAAGATCAACCTCATTCCATTTAATCCATTCCCAGAGTCTGGATTAACGCGCTCATCAGCGCAGCGTGTACATGCCTTCGCTAGTATTTTGTTAGATGCTGGCATGGTGGCAACAGTTCGTAAAACCCGCGGTGATGATATTGCCGCAGCCTGTGGCCAATTGGCAGGTGATGTAGTCGATCGCACCCGAGTACGCGAGCGTGCTGTGCATGACAAACAGATTAAGCTCGATCAAGATGATGATGTTGAAGATCTTGATCAGCAAGAAGATGAGCCAGAGTACCAGCCTGAGCGCTCAGTGCAATGGCTCAAAAGATTAGACGACTGA
- the ndk gene encoding nucleoside-diphosphate kinase, whose product MAIERTLSIIKPDAVAKNVIGKIYDRFESAGLKIVASRMAHLSQAEAEQFYAVHAARPFFKDLVSFMISGPVMIQVLEGEGAIAKNRDLMGATDPKKADKGTIRADFADSIDANAVHGSDAPETAAVEVAFFFAGMNVFNR is encoded by the coding sequence ATGGCTATCGAACGCACCCTTTCTATTATCAAACCTGATGCTGTAGCAAAAAACGTGATCGGCAAGATCTATGACCGTTTCGAATCTGCTGGTTTGAAGATTGTTGCGTCCAGAATGGCGCATTTGTCACAAGCTGAAGCTGAGCAGTTCTACGCTGTGCACGCTGCACGTCCTTTCTTTAAAGATTTGGTGAGCTTCATGATTTCTGGTCCTGTCATGATTCAGGTATTGGAAGGCGAAGGCGCAATTGCTAAGAACCGTGACTTGATGGGTGCTACCGATCCTAAGAAGGCAGACAAAGGCACTATCCGTGCTGATTTTGCTGACAGCATCGATGCAAACGCTGTTCATGGCTCTGATGCTCCTGAAACTGCTGCTGTCGAAGTTGCATTCTTCTTCGCTGGCATGAACGTTTTCAATCGTTAA